TATCTCCAACAACGAACTGTCGATGCATGATTTGCTACAAGAAATGGGCTGGGAAATTGTTCGTGAACAGTCTCCTAAACAGCCAGGCAAACGTAGTAGATTATGGTCTCATGAAGACATCAACAATGTCATGAAGAGACATAAGGTAAGAGTTTGATAATGAAAAAAAGAGAAGCACATGTTCTGCACTTCAATAATAGTGTagaattgtttgataatgaaatAAGGCAGACTTACTTGTAATCTGCTTAGGTCTTGGTATTCTTTATGTTCTGCACtagttattatttttgttttttcattatCAGGGAACAGATTCAATCCAAGGCATGGTAATGGAGTCAACTAAATTACAAGTGGCTGATTGGAAGCCAGAAGCCTTTTCAAATTTGTCTCAACTTAGTCTTCTCCATATTTGTAATGTGGACCTTCCCAAAGGCCTCACTTGTCTTTCTAATTCCTTGAGACTCCTCGAATGGACTGGGTATCCCTTCAGATATCTCCCACAAAATTTTGAAGCAGATGAACTAATTGAACTTAACTTGTGCCACAGCAACATTAAACAGCTTTGGAAGGGAACAAAGGTATGGCTATTAGTTAATAGTCTACATGTTTGTCTCTATGAAGCAAGTTGTCTGTTCTTCTGTGTGGTGGCTCACTTTTTCCAATTTTATGAGCAGAATTTTGACAAGTTGAAGTTCATCAAACTCTGCTATTCTCAAAACATTGTGGAGACCCCAGACCTCGCAGGCGTTCAGAATCTTGAGAGTTTAGATCTTGAAGGATGTGAGAATTTGGTAAGAGTCCATCAATCCCTTGGATTTCTCAAAAAGCTTATTGTCCTGAATCTTAAAGACTGCAAAAGTCTCGAGAGTCTGCCAAGTAGAATTGAAATGGAATCTCTTGAAACATTAATTCTTTCTAACTGCTCAAAAGTTAAGAAAATTCCCCAGTTTGTTGGAAATATGGAACGTTTGTCGGTGCTTTATCTTGATGAGACTGCCATTGAGAAACTGCCTGTGTCAATTGAACGGCTGAGTGGCCTTGTGTCATTGAATCTGAGCAACTGCAAAAATCTTGTCTGTCTTCCGAGCACCATCAATAAATTGAAGTCTATTAGAAATCTTAATCTTTCGGGATGCTTGAAACTTGGCAAACATCAGGTAAATGTGGGGGAGATGGACTGTTTTGAGGAAAATGATGTGAATAGTGGGTCTGCAATAGAAATGTCATCTACCCATGATCTCATAAAATATGTGAGATGTTCAGTCTTTCGTGGATGCGAAGTAGTTTGGGGATCTGTAAATAAGTTCTTGCCTTCTGGATTGGTGCAAAAAGTGAATACAGAGCCAATGAGTTTCCGCTTGCCTATATCTGGTCTGTGTAATTTAACATATCTGAACCTGAGTAATTGCAATCTTGGTGAAGGAGCATTTGCCAACGAATTTGGTTACTTTCCCTCTTTGGTGACCTTGAATCTAAGTGGAAACAATTTTGTTCGTCTTCCATCTGGCATTAGATTGCTTTCTAAGCTTGAGAACTTCAACTTGGAGAATTGCAAGAGACTTCAAGAGTTGTCAGACCTTCCATCAAATAGTATACTAGATTTAAAGGCAGGTGGTTGTACTTCACTGAAATACCTGTTTGATGCATCAAATTTGAACGGATTAAACAaatcatatttcaatttcatcaattgcttcaatctaaatggcaatcaaggatgcaatAACATAGCATTTGAAATGCTGAAGACATTCATGTATCAGGTACTCCCTCTCTGTGCGCGCGCATGTACGTTTCTGCTCATATACTAGTACATATTAATCAACTAACAACCTATCTCTTCTTGCACAGGGAATCTCTAATAAGAGGGAAACTTTTCATATGGTAATTCCAGGAAGTAATATTCCTGAGTGGTTCAGCCATCGGAGTGTTGGGTGTTCATTAAGTATGGGACctgcatgcttagatgaagctttggGATTTGCTTTGTGTGCTGTTTTTGTACTCCATGAGCACCATCCAGTGGATAAGCTTTATATGGATGAATTCAAGACTTTTAATGCAACACATCATCTTGTATGTTGCCTGAAGTTCAATGGAATAGAATTGGAAGTATATGGCACACAGCCTGCATTTCGCTTTAGTGAAGAATTTTGCCAGGTTGAATCAGATCACCTGTGGCTATTCTATGTATCTAGTGATAAGTACTTTGGTACAGAGAGGTGGCGTAACTGTTACGGTCAGTTTGAGTTCTTATTTGAAACCAGAGGGCCGGGTCTGAAGGTGAGGGAGTGTGGAGTCCGTCTGATATATGAGGAAGATGTGCAAGCGTTGAACCAAACAACCACTCAATCAAGCAGCAGGATGTCTCCTTATGAGGATATATTGATTGGTTTTGACATTCCAGTTGCAGGGGAAACCAGTGCCACTGGTAGCAGAACTTGCACGCTTGAAGAATTGTAGGACTGGCAGAAATATAGGGGATCCACCACTGCCCACTCTGAAAGACCACAATTAAGGACTTTCTGATCCCATGGTTGGAAATGAGTTGCAGATCATGAATGGCCAATGTCTCCTCTTCTCTCATTTGAATTTCTGCAGTAATTACTTTCTGGAGCTCTCTTGCCTTCATCTTTTACAGTTTGTGAGTCTTGATCACTCTAGTTTTGTTATAGAGAATTTTAAGTAACCTTGCATTGCATTCTTAGCAATTTGTATGAAATTATGTGGCTCCCCTTGAAATGATGACCAGGCCTTTTTATACACTAAACCAACAAAATGTACCATTGGACACATTTTTTTGCAATTTTCTGGTACAGAGTTCTGTTAGCCATCGATTCTAGAGTCCATAAGAATGCATTGATTGCACCAACTGCCTGGTGCGTGGATCTAAATAACCAATGACATCGGTTTTTTTCTGAATAAAATGTGTATCTCCGGTCCATCAAAAATAGCAGGCTCAGGGAAGATAGAAAGAATTGATGTTCAGTGTATATGATGAAGATATTGCTGTGAAAAATTCTAAAAGACACCCCTTTGCCGGTTCATATATTTTTCCTCACAAAAAATTTTCGACTTTTACCTTCGTCTGTAAATCTGCATTATGTTGTAGTGATCTTTCTGGCAATACGGACTTGTAAATCTGCATTATGTTGTAGTGATCTTTCTGGCAATACGGACTTTCACATGCCAGGTTGTTTGTATAAGTCTTTTTCTTCATGCTCTCTGCTGGTTCAAGGTATTCCATTTGATATAGATAGCGAGGGTCGAGGCAGTACATTAGTATAAAGGTTGCCTGAACTTTCCTTGAGTAGTGCAAATTCATGTGGACTTGATCAGCTTACTTTCCTCTTTACGCTTTCACTAATGCTTCAGTAGTACAATgtgcttctcttctcttttattaTTGGGAAAACATCACATGTATTTCATTCTAAAGAATCTGAAATTGTAGCTTAAGAATATCATGttacaaaattttgaaatttgaatggaTAAATACTATCCCTTGCTCTCCTTACCACCCTGCAAATTAACAAGTCATCAAACTTCTAGTTCTCGGCGTTAGTTACTGAAGCATCTTCATCCATCTGGTCAGCTAACTGTTTCAAAACTGAGTATATTTCCTCTTGCAGAGGATGCAGCCGGTCTGATACAGTGAAAGCATGCACTCTACTTTCAACTTCTACCCAACTAATGGCCCGCTCTTTCCTCACATGTCTCTCATCCATAAGCCGTCTCACCTTCTCTACCAGCTCCCATCTACCTTCTTCAGCATATATACTCGAAAGCAAAACATAGGGAGCAGAAGATTGAGGCTCCAACTCAATAAGGTGTTCGGCCACTTTTCTTCCCAGCTCTGTATTTCCATGGATTCTACAAACACCAAGTAATGCATTCCAAACTTGACCGCCAGCTTTACATGGCATATTTTCGAGCTGGTTCATCAACTCATCAAAACATCCAGCTCGACCCAAGAGATCAATTAAGCATGCATAATGTTCCTCATCAGGAACAATGCCATAATCATCAGTCATGGACTTGAAAATCCTACGCCCTTCCTGCACTAGACCAGAATGACTACAAGCATTGAGAATGACAACAAAGGTGGTCGTAACCGGCTTTACACCTGAACTGACCATGTCTTCAAACATCTGCAATGCCTCTATACCATGACCATGCTGTGCTAAGGCAGACATCATTGTGTTCCATAACACGATGTCTTGCTTATCACCCATGAGCTTGAAAACCTGCCTTCCGGCCCCCAAACTGCCGCATTTGGAATACATGTCGATAAGAGAACTCACAACAATCATGTTGGGTCTTAAATTATTTCGTATTAAAGAGGCATGAATTTGTTTACCATGCTTAAGCGAAGCTATACTAGCACAAGCACAAAGGCAACTACTAAAGGTAAACTGATCAGGCCTGACTTGAAACAGCATCATCTCTGCAAACAATGCAAGCGCTTCATGCCCCAATCCATTCCTAGCATACCCCGAAATCATAGATGTCCATGACACCGGGTTCTTCTCAGGCATCCGATCAAACAACTCGCTAGCTGATTTCATATCACCCCATTTGGCATATCCCGAAACCAGTGTGGTCCAAGCAAGAACATCCCTCACGGCCATCTCATCGAACAATCTCCTAGCATCTACCATCTCTCCACACTTGGCATAAGCATCCACCACCGAACTCGAAAGCACCACATTCGACAAAAACCCAGCAACCAAAACCTGCCCATGAGCCTGCCTAATAAGCTTCCATTCCCTCATCTTCACACACACAGTCAAAACACCTGCAAAACTAAACTCATTCAACCCAACCGGCGACCTCCGCAACTCTCTATAAAACCTCAAAGCCTCATTACAATCCCCACTCTGGGCATAACCAATCACCATGGTGTTCCAGGACACAACATCCCTCTCAGGCATTTTATCAAACAAGCTCCGGGCCTCCTTCAGATTCCTCATCTTCACATGCCCAGATAACATATTGTTCCACGAGTACAAATTCCTCACAAACATTTTATCAAACACCTTGCGTGCATCAACCTCATCGCCGCATTTGAAGTACATCCCAATCAAATGGTTAGCCAAAAGCAAAGGCGGCCGTTTGAATCCGGACAGCCTCAAATACAAGTGAACCCATTTGCCTTCTCTGAGGGACCGAGCGTCTCCACAGTGCTGCAGTAGAAAAGCGAGAGACTTGGTGGGCAAGCGAATACCTTTTCGGAATAAGAGGTCAAGGGAGGAGACGGCTTGGGAGAGCTGACCTTGGGAGCAGAGGTTGAGGATGGATTGGACGAGGCAGGAAGGCTTGTTGTGCTTGTTGGGGAGGAGGTGTTTGTTAGGTTTGGGCGGCAGAGTCAGAGatggggaggagagagagggcaTTGCAGAGTGAAACCATGAGAGGTTTGTGGTGAAGTCTTCATCTAGGGGAGGTTGGGAATGGGTCTCGAGGGTTCAGCTCCGGCGAGCATTTCCGGTATCGGTAGGTATGaatgagaaattgagaatgACATTGACAGTGATCCAATCTAGTATAAATACCAACCGGAGTTACACTACCACGACAAATATAATTTtaccagaagaaaaagaaaaaaaaattatattataatAATTTAGTAATTGGGGTTTGATATAATGAAACCTGGCAAGTTGAGGGAATGTGAGCTGGATACTCAAGAAGATTTACTGTTCGATCATCCGCTTCTGAAAAACATCTTCTGGTGAGAGTTTTATTATCAGGTCCCAATTCAGAGTGGTAGCACACTTTATCATCATTTTTTGTACCAAACAAAATTTATTGGGGTAAAAAAAGCAAAAGATAAAgagattattttttattttttttattttggttgtttGGGGGTGGGGGTGGGGCATGAACTATATTAAGAGCAATGAGGAGTTAAATATAACCCTAAGCAAGTACATCCTCAAGAAACAGAGGAGCATCACATGATGGATCTGTTAAAATGAATCAACAGAGTGCAGGAGGTTTTATTTTTAGAAATGAGAATGGTCAATGG
This portion of the Rosa chinensis cultivar Old Blush chromosome 1, RchiOBHm-V2, whole genome shotgun sequence genome encodes:
- the LOC112192592 gene encoding disease resistance protein RPV1 isoform X1; the encoded protein is MASTSSRRRQWKYDVFLSFRGEDTRYNFTDRLYDALSEKGILTFMDDAELEKGKSIRPELLAAIEQSRSAIVILSLNYASSSWCLDELVKIIQCMKDMGQQVLPVFYTVDPSDVRHQRGSFELKWEPKVEVREHEEVYGKNDDRLNAWRAALTEVANLSGWDAKNYKFDSIICKEIVNHMLKKSMCTSSSVDKGFIGMDSRIHDLLRNYICPQLVGVRFIGIHGMRGIGKTTLARAIHDEICDDFDRTCFLSNVREMSKTNGLVSLQEKLLSRILMAKIENIEDEYTGAAMIERRLCRIKVLVVIDDVDQLTQLEKLAGSRNWFGPGSKIIITTTDVQLLKAHDVDATYKVKGLKCDEALQLLSSKAFKKCPPPEDYLHLCNLILGYAQGLPLALVVLGSFLFGRSTDEWASAIDRLKNTPHKRIIEVLRISFDGLDEKDKEIFLHIACFYKGKDKDRVTQILDYCQLNPVIGLSVLADRCLITISNNELSMHDLLQEMGWEIVREQSPKQPGKRSRLWSHEDINNVMKRHKGTDSIQGMVMESTKLQVADWKPEAFSNLSQLSLLHICNVDLPKGLTCLSNSLRLLEWTGYPFRYLPQNFEADELIELNLCHSNIKQLWKGTKNFDKLKFIKLCYSQNIVETPDLAGVQNLESLDLEGCENLVRVHQSLGFLKKLIVLNLKDCKSLESLPSRIEMESLETLILSNCSKVKKIPQFVGNMERLSVLYLDETAIEKLPVSIERLSGLVSLNLSNCKNLVCLPSTINKLKSIRNLNLSGCLKLGKHQVNVGEMDCFEENDVNSGSAIEMSSTHDLIKYVRCSVFRGCEVVWGSVNKFLPSGLVQKVNTEPMSFRLPISGLCNLTYLNLSNCNLGEGAFANEFGYFPSLVTLNLSGNNFVRLPSGIRLLSKLENFNLENCKRLQELSDLPSNSILDLKAGGCTSLKYLFDASNLNGLNKSYFNFINCFNLNGNQGCNNIAFEMLKTFMYQGISNKRETFHMVIPGSNIPEWFSHRSVGCSLSMGPACLDEALGFALCAVFVLHEHHPVDKLYMDEFKTFNATHHLVCCLKFNGIELEVYGTQPAFRFSEEFCQVESDHLWLFYVSSDKYFGTERWRNCYGQFEFLFETRGPGLKVRECGVRLIYEEDVQALNQTTTQSSSRMSPYEDILIGFDIPVAGETSATGSRTCTLEEL
- the LOC112192592 gene encoding disease resistance protein RPV1 isoform X2, with the translated sequence MSAACWGAFYRDPWHAGHREMSKTNGLVSLQEKLLSRILMAKIENIEDEYTGAAMIERRLCRIKVLVVIDDVDQLTQLEKLAGSRNWFGPGSKIIITTTDVQLLKAHDVDATYKVKGLKCDEALQLLSSKAFKKCPPPEDYLHLCNLILGYAQGLPLALVVLGSFLFGRSTDEWASAIDRLKNTPHKRIIEVLRISFDGLDEKDKEIFLHIACFYKGKDKDRVTQILDYCQLNPVIGLSVLADRCLITISNNELSMHDLLQEMGWEIVREQSPKQPGKRSRLWSHEDINNVMKRHKGTDSIQGMVMESTKLQVADWKPEAFSNLSQLSLLHICNVDLPKGLTCLSNSLRLLEWTGYPFRYLPQNFEADELIELNLCHSNIKQLWKGTKNFDKLKFIKLCYSQNIVETPDLAGVQNLESLDLEGCENLVRVHQSLGFLKKLIVLNLKDCKSLESLPSRIEMESLETLILSNCSKVKKIPQFVGNMERLSVLYLDETAIEKLPVSIERLSGLVSLNLSNCKNLVCLPSTINKLKSIRNLNLSGCLKLGKHQVNVGEMDCFEENDVNSGSAIEMSSTHDLIKYVRCSVFRGCEVVWGSVNKFLPSGLVQKVNTEPMSFRLPISGLCNLTYLNLSNCNLGEGAFANEFGYFPSLVTLNLSGNNFVRLPSGIRLLSKLENFNLENCKRLQELSDLPSNSILDLKAGGCTSLKYLFDASNLNGLNKSYFNFINCFNLNGNQGCNNIAFEMLKTFMYQGISNKRETFHMVIPGSNIPEWFSHRSVGCSLSMGPACLDEALGFALCAVFVLHEHHPVDKLYMDEFKTFNATHHLVCCLKFNGIELEVYGTQPAFRFSEEFCQVESDHLWLFYVSSDKYFGTERWRNCYGQFEFLFETRGPGLKVRECGVRLIYEEDVQALNQTTTQSSSRMSPYEDILIGFDIPVAGETSATGSRTCTLEEL
- the LOC112192601 gene encoding pentatricopeptide repeat-containing protein At2g21090 — its product is MPSLSSPSLTLPPKPNKHLLPNKHNKPSCLVQSILNLCSQGQLSQAVSSLDLLFRKGIRLPTKSLAFLLQHCGDARSLREGKWVHLYLRLSGFKRPPLLLANHLIGMYFKCGDEVDARKVFDKMFVRNLYSWNNMLSGHVKMRNLKEARSLFDKMPERDVVSWNTMVIGYAQSGDCNEALRFYRELRRSPVGLNEFSFAGVLTVCVKMREWKLIRQAHGQVLVAGFLSNVVLSSSVVDAYAKCGEMVDARRLFDEMAVRDVLAWTTLVSGYAKWGDMKSASELFDRMPEKNPVSWTSMISGYARNGLGHEALALFAEMMLFQVRPDQFTFSSCLCACASIASLKHGKQIHASLIRNNLRPNMIVVSSLIDMYSKCGSLGAGRQVFKLMGDKQDIVLWNTMMSALAQHGHGIEALQMFEDMVSSGVKPVTTTFVVILNACSHSGLVQEGRRIFKSMTDDYGIVPDEEHYACLIDLLGRAGCFDELMNQLENMPCKAGGQVWNALLGVCRIHGNTELGRKVAEHLIELEPQSSAPYVLLSSIYAEEGRWELVEKVRRLMDERHVRKERAISWVEVESRVHAFTVSDRLHPLQEEIYSVLKQLADQMDEDASVTNAEN